In Panicum virgatum strain AP13 chromosome 4N, P.virgatum_v5, whole genome shotgun sequence, a single window of DNA contains:
- the LOC120669256 gene encoding late embryogenesis abundant protein D-34-like, translated as MKKFQIYTVPLIIKRSFRVDYYSSGLSSEGRIQYILCICTFCDETTRTQFTGSVCTRAAHAFAGQPLRRRHAGTARQPVRRTRHHHAAILYYIKSAWKKGRPLHCPEPSAEHHPLQELARDRAQIEGARAQAQPRREDDPLQAQGDTAQLLGQGQDPQQAAIRYGHVFAVTGDLAGQPIAPRDAAAMRSAEDSVPGVQVPEGAGGGFRAATAMETAAAYEAVGAVHPGQASGAAAAQGIIVPQTAVPGGRVVTEFVAGQVVGQYSVADPPPAAEEDATKITIGEALEATARAGAGRPVDRADAEAIRAAEMSAHGADVAMPGGLGDQARAAARANAQATRDGGKVKIGDLLSDATAKLAGDKAAATEDATRVVQAETFNDAEAHARAGGVGAAVATAARLNEDNNLGDA; from the exons ATGAAGAAATTTCAGATCTACACA GTTCCCCTAATAATCAAGAGATCCTTTCGCGTGGATTATTATTCGAGTGGATTATCCTCCGAAGGCCGCATCCAGTACATTCTGTGCATTTGCACATTCTGCGACGAGACGACACGAACCCAGTTTACAGGAAGCGTCTGCACACGTGCAGCTCATGCCTTCGCCGGCCAACCTTTACGCCGACGACACGCGGGCACCGCGCGTCAGCCGGTGCGTCGCACGCGTCACCACCATGCCGCAATCCTGTACTACATAAAATCGGCGTGGAAGAAAGGCAGGCCACTTCACTGCCCAGAGCCCAGCGCCGAGCATCATCCACTGCAGGAACTCGCTAGAGACCGAGCccagatcgagggcgcaagggCGCAGGCGCAGCCGAGGAGGGAAGACGACCCGCTCCAGGCGCAGGGCGACACGGCCCAGCTGCTGGGCCAGGGCCAGGACCCGCAGCAGGCGGCCATCAGGTACGGCCACGTGTTCGCCGTGACGGGCGACCTCGCGGGGCAGCCCATCGCGCCGCGCGACGCGGCCGCCATGCGGTCTGCCGAGGACAGCGTGCCGGGCGTCCAGGTTccggagggcgccggcggcggcttccgcGCCGCGACCGCCATGGAGACGGCCGCGGCATACGAGGCCGTCGGGGCCGTGCACCCCGGCCAggccagcggcgccgccgccgcgcagggaaTCATCGTCCCCCAGACCGCCGTGCCGGGGGGCCGCGTCGTCACGGAGTTCGTCGCGGGCCAGGTCGTGGGGCAGTACTCCGTGGCggacccgccgccggccgcggaggaggacgcCACCAAGATCAccatcggcgaggcgctggaggcgacggcgagggcgggggCCGGGCGCCCCGTCGACCGCGCCGACGCGGAGGCCATCCGCGCCGCGGAGATGAGCGCGCACGGGGCGGACGTCGCCATGCCCGGCGGCCTCGGCGACCAGGCAcgggccgcggcgcgcgccaaCGCCCAGGCCACGCGCGACGGCGGCAAGGTCAAGATCGGCGACCTCCTCTCG GACGCGACGGCGAAGCTGGCCGGAGACAAGGCCGCGGCGACGGAGGACGCGACGAGGGTGGTCCAGGCGGAGACGTTCAACGACGCCGAAGCGCACGCCAGGGCCGGCGGGgtgggcgcggcggtggccacggcggcgaggctcaACGAAGACAACAACCTCGGCGACGCTTGA